One window of Natrinema sp. SYSU A 869 genomic DNA carries:
- a CDS encoding nuclear transport factor 2 family protein — protein sequence MAATEKTNVEIAEELYEAFNQGDIETCLAGFADDITWTEPEESPMIGGHTMAQMQSWKMCLRQSTRSSTPSK from the coding sequence ATGGCAGCGACAGAAAAAACCAACGTCGAGATCGCGGAGGAACTATACGAGGCATTCAACCAGGGCGACATCGAGACATGCCTGGCCGGATTCGCCGACGACATCACGTGGACCGAACCCGAGGAATCACCGATGATCGGGGGACACACCATGGCCCAGATGCAGTCCTGGAAAATGTGTTTACGCCAATCGACGAGGAGTTCGACTCCTTCGAAGTAA
- a CDS encoding helix-turn-helix transcriptional regulator: MYDLTGFQRDLLYVTAGLDEPHGLALKEELEDYYEKEIHHGRLYPNLDELVDKGLLEKEQADRRTNVYSVTRRGTREIKARRDWEDQYVSDLL; this comes from the coding sequence ATGTACGATTTGACCGGTTTCCAGCGAGATCTCCTGTACGTAACTGCGGGACTGGATGAACCGCACGGCCTCGCGCTCAAGGAAGAACTTGAGGACTACTACGAGAAGGAGATCCATCACGGCCGACTCTACCCGAATCTGGACGAACTCGTTGATAAAGGACTTCTCGAAAAGGAGCAGGCCGACCGCCGGACGAACGTGTACTCGGTGACGCGACGAGGAACCCGCGAGATCAAGGCCCGACGCGACTGGGAAGACCAGTACGTTTCTGATCTTCTGTGA
- a CDS encoding HalOD1 output domain-containing protein: MSTQVNTDDSQAELTLSTTTEWKQDTENTPVYAVVSAVAEASGLDMFELPSLYEAINPDALNELFTSRSEPAVGKVSFEYAGYDVVVRGTGVVEVQTTDDD, encoded by the coding sequence ATGAGCACACAGGTTAATACGGATGACTCTCAAGCTGAACTGACTCTATCTACTACTACTGAATGGAAGCAAGATACCGAGAATACGCCTGTCTATGCGGTTGTTTCGGCGGTTGCAGAAGCGTCTGGTCTGGATATGTTCGAGTTACCGTCACTCTATGAGGCGATCAATCCGGACGCGTTGAACGAGTTGTTCACTTCTCGATCTGAGCCTGCTGTCGGCAAAGTGTCCTTCGAGTACGCGGGATACGATGTCGTCGTACGCGGAACCGGTGTGGTCGAGGTTCAAACGACGGACGACGACTGA
- a CDS encoding CBS domain-containing protein — MLLQQFEDLTTKDIMTDDVFTVDGDYELFDVFAEMDENSVRRIPIVEDGQLTGIITLDDLLAVLHSKMGNVTEVVMAESPPHLAL, encoded by the coding sequence TTGCTTCTGCAGCAGTTCGAGGACCTGACCACCAAGGACATTATGACCGACGACGTGTTCACGGTGGACGGCGACTATGAACTGTTCGACGTATTCGCGGAGATGGACGAAAACAGCGTGCGCCGCATTCCGATCGTGGAGGACGGGCAGCTCACCGGCATTATCACACTTGACGATCTGCTTGCGGTCCTCCACAGCAAGATGGGGAATGTGACAGAGGTCGTCATGGCCGAATCGCCGCCACACCTGGCCCTGTGA
- a CDS encoding TRAM domain-containing protein, with amino-acid sequence MAPIEPGDEYRIQITEFGAEGDGIGYIDGFVIVVPEAGIGQWVTITIDAVYENFALASVTETDLFLGQPPEA; translated from the coding sequence ATGGCTCCCATTGAACCCGGTGACGAGTACCGTATCCAGATTACGGAGTTTGGTGCGGAAGGAGACGGTATCGGGTACATCGACGGATTTGTTATCGTCGTTCCTGAGGCCGGCATCGGACAGTGGGTTACGATCACGATTGATGCTGTGTACGAGAACTTTGCACTCGCGTCGGTAACCGAGACAGATCTCTTCCTGGGCCAGCCACCGGAAGCGTGA
- a CDS encoding GNAT family N-acetyltransferase, translated as MQALERPTFESEAGEQLYQYVERNGPATRNTVRETVSLPPEQFRSELEQLKAAGYITEEGGSLQITVDIGTEKEYTADDFTYTIRPGRHTDVDGIVETIRDVTSEETYIVAESVAEQLLYEDAVTRHNTVESRVFFVATADETVIGWTHLTLPQTTKLQDTAQLTVGVREEYREAGVGSNLLQQGLDWAEATGYRKVYNSVPASNEAAIAFLEAHDWTIEAIRKEHYTIGDQLVDEVMMAYTF; from the coding sequence ATGCAAGCGCTTGAGCGTCCAACGTTCGAGAGCGAAGCCGGTGAACAGCTTTATCAGTATGTTGAGCGGAATGGGCCTGCAACTCGGAATACGGTCCGTGAAACGGTTTCGCTGCCGCCTGAACAATTTCGAAGCGAACTGGAGCAGTTGAAAGCAGCGGGGTATATCACGGAAGAAGGCGGATCGCTCCAGATCACGGTTGATATCGGCACCGAAAAAGAATATACGGCGGATGATTTCACCTATACCATCCGCCCAGGACGCCACACTGACGTTGACGGTATTGTCGAGACAATCCGGGATGTCACGAGCGAAGAGACGTATATCGTCGCTGAAAGCGTCGCCGAGCAACTGCTCTACGAAGATGCGGTCACCCGGCACAATACCGTCGAATCACGCGTGTTCTTTGTGGCCACGGCTGACGAGACTGTGATCGGCTGGACGCATCTCACCCTGCCCCAGACAACGAAGCTGCAAGATACTGCCCAGCTAACGGTTGGTGTGCGCGAAGAGTACCGTGAGGCAGGCGTTGGCAGCAACCTTCTGCAGCAGGGGCTTGACTGGGCCGAGGCGACCGGCTACCGCAAGGTGTACAACAGCGTGCCCGCCTCCAACGAGGCAGCTATCGCGTTCCTTGAAGCCCATGACTGGACTATTGAGGCGATCCGGAAGGAACACTACACGATCGGTGACCAGCTTGTCGACGAGGTGATGATGGCATACACGTTCTAA
- a CDS encoding transcription initiation factor IIB, whose product MLPNETDPQSERRQAENAADASERTTCPECESETLIHDGDRHEVVCNACGLVVVDETIDYGPEWRAFTQAEREERSRVGAPTTALLHDKGLTTTIDWRNQDAFGQAITPEKQSQVQRLRTWQHRARTSDAGERNLRQALTEIARMASALEIPRPVQEVASTLYQQALDADLLPGRSIEGIAAAALYAACRQEEIPRTLDEVTQVARVDRRRIGRAYRYIAQELELTVEPVDPELYLPRFCSELNLEENVHQEAQAILGVATEEGLHSGRSPAGVAAAAIYLAARRCGQDRSQEAVADVAQVTVVTVRNRYQEQAEAITDS is encoded by the coding sequence ATGTTACCGAACGAGACAGACCCACAGTCGGAGCGGCGACAGGCTGAGAACGCTGCCGACGCCAGTGAGCGCACGACGTGTCCGGAGTGCGAGTCAGAGACGCTGATCCACGATGGTGACCGGCATGAGGTGGTCTGTAACGCGTGTGGGCTGGTTGTGGTCGATGAGACGATCGACTACGGGCCGGAGTGGCGTGCGTTTACCCAGGCTGAACGGGAGGAACGGTCGCGCGTGGGGGCACCGACAACAGCGTTGCTGCATGATAAAGGGCTCACGACGACCATCGATTGGCGCAACCAAGACGCGTTTGGGCAGGCGATCACGCCCGAGAAGCAGAGTCAGGTCCAGCGGCTGCGGACATGGCAGCACCGTGCACGGACCAGCGACGCCGGTGAGCGCAACCTCAGGCAGGCACTCACAGAGATCGCCCGGATGGCCAGCGCATTGGAAATCCCTCGGCCAGTCCAAGAGGTCGCAAGCACGCTCTATCAGCAAGCACTGGACGCCGACCTGCTGCCGGGACGGTCGATCGAGGGGATCGCTGCAGCAGCACTGTACGCGGCGTGTCGCCAGGAAGAGATCCCGCGTACTCTCGACGAGGTCACACAGGTGGCCCGTGTGGATCGCAGGCGGATCGGGCGCGCATACCGCTACATCGCCCAGGAACTCGAACTCACAGTCGAACCGGTCGACCCCGAACTATACCTGCCCCGGTTCTGCTCGGAACTCAATCTCGAAGAGAACGTCCACCAGGAGGCACAGGCGATTCTCGGCGTCGCCACCGAGGAGGGGCTCCACTCCGGCAGGTCGCCGGCCGGTGTTGCGGCTGCAGCCATCTATCTCGCTGCCCGCCGCTGTGGCCAGGACCGTTCTCAAGAAGCGGTTGCGGACGTCGCACAAGTAACGGTCGTGACCGTTCGAAATCGGTACCAGGAGCAGGCCGAGGCGATCACTGACTCATAA
- a CDS encoding DUF555 domain-containing protein: MDYRVAVDAAVPVYNIDTADEAIRIAIAKTGNMLNPDLSYVEITPGSRVSAGEELPPVFVAADQALVALELELDVFNVTTEHHAERITLKEIGQHVDNTPLKVLTADIIEEEEGTETDPEGDNGGETAAVEDDVL; the protein is encoded by the coding sequence ATGGACTACAGAGTCGCCGTCGATGCCGCAGTGCCGGTATACAATATCGATACAGCGGATGAGGCTATCCGGATTGCCATCGCCAAGACCGGGAACATGCTCAACCCGGATCTCAGCTATGTCGAGATCACTCCCGGCTCCCGGGTGTCGGCCGGCGAGGAGTTGCCGCCGGTGTTCGTCGCTGCCGACCAGGCACTGGTCGCACTGGAACTCGAACTGGACGTGTTCAACGTTACTACCGAACACCACGCCGAACGGATCACACTAAAAGAAATCGGCCAACACGTCGACAATACCCCGCTAAAGGTACTTACTGCCGATATCATTGAAGAAGAGGAAGGAACCGAGACAGACCCTGAAGGCGATAACGGCGGCGAGACCGCCGCTGTTGAAGACGACGTTCTATGA